The following are from one region of the Trichoplusia ni isolate ovarian cell line Hi5 chromosome 1, tn1, whole genome shotgun sequence genome:
- the LOC113508745 gene encoding uncharacterized protein LOC113508745 has product MSDSEINTYFAGNGTYKAINPIISKVGDFTPFYIAIAICSVIFGFLLILNIVCCCSRYSDYWLDRHTGNRWIVSIWSATPHKQPPLDFTELESNYSQVHYVHPYRDNSSDGRGDIPGHNIPSSISQQPLTSSQEYLELHKRESDI; this is encoded by the exons ATGTCGGATTCTGAAATAAACACTTACTTTGCAGGAAATGGGACGTACAAAGCCATAAACCCCATAATATCGAAAGTCGGTGATTTTACACCATTTTACATCGCCATTGCTATCTGCTCGGTGATCTTCGGATTTCTGCTCATACTTAACATCGTTTGCTGTTGTTCAAGATACTCAGATTACTGGCTGGATAGACATACAG GTAACCGCTGGATTGTCTCCATCTGGTCAGCGACACCACACAAGCAGCCTCCTCTGGACTTTACTGAACTCGAGAGCAACTATTCTCAAGTCCATTACGTCCACCCATACCGTGACAACAGTTCAGACGGTCGTGGTGATATTCCTGGGCACAACATTCCTTCATCCATATCACAGCAGCCGCTTACGTCATCCCAAGAATACTTAGAGTTGCACAAAAGGGAGAGTGACATATAA
- the LOC113508765 gene encoding peptidyl-prolyl cis-trans isomerase-like 1: MLGFSNAGIPDKTWQPQVAVIETTMGTMTVEMYWKHAPITCRNFMELVRRGYYNNTKFHRVIRDFMIQGGDPTGTGKGGQSIYGPEFDDEIANDLKHTGAGILSMANAGPNSNGSQFFITLAPTQWLDGKHTIFGRVQSGMTVVKRIGLVECDKHDCPVDDIRIEKAYIQK, translated from the exons atgCTTGGATTTTCCAATGCTGGTATTCCCGACAAAACATGGCAGCCGCAAGTAGCGGTGATAGAAACAAC AATGGGTACAATGACGGTCGAGATGTATTGGAAACATGCGCCTATAACATGCAGAAACTTCATGGAATTGGTTCGGAGGGGCTACTACAACAACACGAAGTTTCACAGGGTTATAAGAGACTTCATGATTCAGGGTGGCGATCCGACCGGTACAGGCAAGGGCGGTCAATCCATCTACGGCCCTGAATTTGATGATGAAATCGCGAATGATTTGAAGCACACGGGAGCTGGTATACTGTCTATGGCAAACGCTGGTCCCAACTCCAATGGCTCTCAGTTCTTTATAACGCTGGCGCCGACGCAGTGGCTGGATGGAAAGCACACCATCTTTGGCAGAGTTCAATCAGGAATGACAGTTGTTAAAAGAATAGGTTTAGTAGAATGTGACAAACATGATTGTCCTGTTGATGATATTCGGATAGAAAAAGCCTATATTCAAAAATGA
- the LOC113508754 gene encoding uncharacterized protein LOC113508754, translating into MAFLMLYPAVAVLSMFVLMVIILILRFGAQWCKLRHNTIPEQDYWNEDDAYEQKVSYA; encoded by the coding sequence ATGGCTTTCCTTATGTTATATCCTGCTGTTGCAGTTCTCAGTATGTTTGTATTAATGGTTATTATATTGATTCTAAGATTTGGAGCACAATGGTGCAAGCTCCGCCACAATACAATACCTGAACAGGATTATTGGAATGAGGATGATGCATATGAGCAAAAAGTATCTTATGCATAG